One Aphelocoma coerulescens isolate FSJ_1873_10779 chromosome 4A, UR_Acoe_1.0, whole genome shotgun sequence DNA window includes the following coding sequences:
- the BRWD3 gene encoding bromodomain and WD repeat-containing protein 3: protein MAAAAAPTQLEAELYYLIARFLQSGPCKKSAQVLVEELEEHQLIPRRLDWQGKEHRRSFEDLVAVNAHIPPDYLLRICERLGPLLDKEIPQSVLGVQTLLGVGRQSLLRAAKDFRHTLWKGSAFAALHRGRPPELPVNYGKPPNVVHILSARQLTGCGRFSHLFPTSTYQHMKMHKRILGHLSSVYCIAFDRSGRRIFTGSDDCLVKIWATDDGRLLSTLRGHSAEISDMAVNYENTLLAAGSCDKVVRVWCLRTCAPLAVLQGHSASITSIQFSPARKGTTRYLTSTGADGTICFWQWHANTMKFKDRPVKFAERSRPGVQISCSSFSSGGMFIATGSTDHVIRIYYLGSESPEKMAELESHTDKVVAVQFCNNGDSLRFVSGSRDGTARIWHYHQHDWKSLVLDMATKMTGNNVASGEDKVTKLKVTMVAWDRYDATVITAVNNFLLKVWNSSTGQLLHSLSGHDDEVFVLEAHPFDQRIVLSAGHDGNIFVWDIDKGTKIRNYFNMIEGQGHGAVFDCKFSPDGQHFACTDSHGHLLLFGFGCNKYYEKIPDQMFFHTDYRPLIRDANNYVLDEQTQQAPHLMPPPFLVDVDGNPHPTRFQRLVPGRENCKDEQLIPQLGYVANGDGEVVEQVIGQQTNDQDESILDGMIRELQREQDLRLINEGETPPNPPLNRSHSVNGALRSPGLDVASPPNVGLRRSGQIEGVRQMHHNAPRSQMATERDLMAWSRRVVVNELPPGISKVQEECRAAKGEIEISLYTADKKRKPSHTLQRSELQAGGGRSLRRNQRKRQHAYQTRSTIEHSQQGASQNPCARHESDSSSEEDETVGTSDASMDDPVAAWQSESSSSDSSSEYSDWTADAGINLQPPKRQTRQAARKICSSSEDENTKGTKGLEPKRRKLKQPRKKKASGLLSLEGEPSEEWLAPQWILDTIPRRSPFVPQMGDEIIYFRQGHEAYVRAVRKAKIYSINMQKQPWNKMELREQEFVKTVGIKYEVGPPTLCCLKLAFLDPITGKMTGESFSIKYHDMPDVIDFLVLHQFYNEAKERNWQIGDRFRSIIDDAWWFGTVESQQPFQAEYPDSSFQCYSVHWDNNERERMSPWDMEPIPEGTAYPEEVGAGVPVTPEELTALLYKPQEGEWGAHSRDEECERVIRGIEQLLSLDISNPFAVPVDLSAYPMYCTVVAYPTDLTTIRRRLENRFYRRISALMWEVRYIEHNARTFNEPDSPIVKAAKIVTDVLLRFIGDQSCTDILEIYNKVKAEDLSSTDEEEEVAEVDVDSDAPGTSSGKRRVRRRVKRQPMKASADAWKEQCQQLLNLIYEREDSEPFRQPVDLFSYPDYRDIVDTPMDFSTVKETLEAGNYTSPLEFYKDIRLIFCNSKAYTPNKKSRIYSMTLRLSALFENHMKNIISEYKSAVQCQKRKRPRYRKRLRSSSSSPSTSRASSPKGKQKQMKIQPKPNQNTSLPLTRTNSSVSSHVSDTAEEPLGSATGEELEGQPSSSGSNAQSRSGNAIDPGKSRPVRSKSTPVKQDHSPDGPLTNGDGREPRAGVKRKLLSASEEDEHLEEAEEEEKKKREVKEKSGLSSSESGESGSSSSSESRSGSDSDSESTSRTDQDYIDGDHDYSKVVQSKKPKRKIKRKLTGGKRNWQGRGTGRRGRWGRWGRWSRGGRGGRGGRGCGRGRGGGRGGRRGRGGRGASRGATRAKRARLADDEFENLFGGQFGESVFGGRFSRPPRIKTRNEGRRTVLYNDDSDNDNFVHTEDPLNLGTSRSGRVRKMTEKARVSHLMGWNY from the exons TTCATATCCTTTCTGCCAGGCAATTAACTGGATGTGGCCGTTTCAGCCACTTGTTCCCAACATCCACCTACCAACACATGAAGATGCACAAGAGGATTTTGGGGCACCTCTCCTCTGTCTATTGCATAGCCTTTGATCGCAGTGGGAGGAGAATTTTTACA GGGTCAGATGATTGTTTGGTGAAGATCTGGGCCACGGACGATGGGCGCCTGCTGTCCACCCTGCGGGGCCACTCGGCCGAGATCTCGGACATGGCTGTCAACTACGAGAACACGCTGCTGGCCGCGGGCAGCTGTGACAAGGTAGTCAGGGTGTGGTGCCTCCGGACCTGTGCCCCCCTCGCGGTCCTGCAGGGCCACTCAGCTTCCATCACTTCCATACAG ttctctcctgcaaggaaaggaacaactcgATACCTCACTTCCACCGGTGCCGACGGAACAATCTGTTTCTGGCAGTGGCATGCAAACACCATGAAATTCAA GGATCGTCCTGTGAAGTTTGCAGAGAGGTCCAGGCCCGGTGTTCAGATCTCCTGTTCATCTTTCAGTTCTG GTGGCATGTTCATTGCAACAGGGAGTACTGACCACGTGATAAGAATTTATTATTTGGGCTCAGAATCTCCAGAGAAAATGGCTGAGCTGGAATCTCACACG GACAAAGTGGTTGCAGTGCAGTTCTGTAACAACGGTGACAG CTTAAGGTTTGTCAGTGGAAGCAGGGATGGAACAGCAAGAATCTGGCACTACCATCAACACGACTGGAAGAGTCTAGTCCTGGATATGGCTACAAAAATGACAGG AAACAATGTGGCATCTGGGGAGGACAAGGTGACCAAGCTGAAGGTTACCATGGTGGCTTGGGATCGATATGATGCCACTGTCATCACTGCAGTCAACAATTTCCTCCTCAAAGTGTGGAACTCGTCCACAGGGCAGCTTCTCCATAGCTTATCC GGTCACGATGACGAAGTTTTTGTTCTGGAGGCTCATCCCTTTGACCAAAGGATTGTGCTTTCGGCAGGACACGATGGGAATATTTTTGTTTGGGATATAGACAAAGGAACAAAAATTCGCAATTACTTTAACATG ATTGAGGGCCAAGGCCATGGAGCTGTTTTTGATTGCAAGTTCTCACCAGATGGGCAGCATTTTGCCTGCACAGACTCTCATGGACATCTGCTACTATTTGGTTTTGGATGCAATAAATATTATGAAAAG attCCTGATCAGATGTTCTTCCACACGGATTACCGGCCCCTGATCCGGGATGCCAATAATTATGTGCTGGATGAACAGACTCAACAGGCTCCACACCTTATGCCTCCTCCATTCCTGGTGGATGTTGATGGAAATCCTCATCCCACGAGATTCCAGCGGCTGGTGCCAGGGAGGGAAAATTGCAAGGATGAACAACTTATTCCTCAGCTGGGATATGTGGCTAATG GTGATGGTGAGGTGGTTGAACAAGTCATCGGGCAGCAAACGAATGACCAGGATGAGAGTATCCTTGATGGAATGATCAGAGAGCTCCAGAGGGAACAAGATCTGAGACTAATTAATGAAGGAGAAACTCCTCCAAACCCTCCACTCAATAGATCCCACTCTGTTAATGGAG ctctgcgCAGCCCGGGCTTGGACGTGGCCTCCCCGCCCAACGTGGGGCTGCGCAGGAGCGGGCAGATCGAGGGCGTGCGGCAGATGCACCACAACGCGCCCCGCAGCCAGATGGCCACCGAGAGGGACCTCATGgcctggagcaggagggtggTGGTCAACGAGCTTCCTCCAGGCATCAGCAA GGTCCAGGAAGAATGTCGAGCTGCCAAAGGTGAAATAGAAATCAGTTTATACACTGCTGACAAGAAGAGAAAGCCATCCCACACCTTACAACGG AGCGAATTGCAGGCGGGAGGCGGCCGCTCCCTGCGCAGGAACCAGCGGAAGCGGCAGCACGCGTACCAGACCCGCTCCACCATcgagcacagccagcagggagCCAGCCAGAACCCCTGTGCACGCCACGAGTCCGACAGCTCCTCTGAG GAAGATGAGACTGTTGGCACAAGTGATGCATCCATGGATGATCCTGTGGCAGCCTGGCAGAGTGAAAGCAGCTCCAG TGATTCATCAAGTGAATATTCAGACTGGACAGCAGATGCTGGGATTAATCTGCAGCCTCCAAAGAGACAAACCAGGCAGGCAGCTCGGAAAATCTGTAGTAGTTCTGAAGATGAAAATACGAAGGGAACAAAAGGGCTGGAGCCAAAGCGAAGGAAACTTAAACAGCCAAGGAAAAAG AAAGCCAGtgggctgctgtccctggaagGGGAGCCCAGTGAGGAGTGGCTGGCTCCACAGTGGATCCTGGACACCATTCCCCGCCGCTCGCCCTTCGTCCCCCAGATGGGAGATGAG atCATTTACTTTAGGCAAGGCCATGAAGCTTATGTGAGGGCAGTGAGGAAAGCCAAAATTTACAGCATTAACATGCAAAAACAACCATGGAACAAAATGGAACTCAGG GAACAAGAATTTGTGAAGACTGTAGGAATTAAATATGAAGTTGGGCCTCCCACACTCTGCTGCTTGAAGCTTGCATTCCTGGATCCAATCACAGGCAAAATGACAGGAGAATCCTTTTCCATAAA GTACCACGATATGCCAGATGTTATTGATTTCCTTGTGCTGCATCAGTTTTATAATGAAGCCAAAGAAAGGAACTGGCAAATAG GGGATAGATTTCGCAGTATAATTGATGATGCCTGGTGGTTTGGGACTGTGGAGAGTCAGCAGCCTTTCCAGGCAGAATATCCTGATAGTTCCTTCCAGTGCTACAGTGTCCA ctggGACAACAATGAAAGAGAAAGGATGAGTCCATGGGACATGGAACCAATCCCAGAAGGAA ctgcGTATCCGGAGGAGGTCGGTGCTGGAGTTCCTGTGACCCCAGAGGAGCTGACAGCTCTTCTCTACAAACCCCAGGAAGGAGAATGGGGGGCCCATTCCAGAGATGAAGAATGTGAACGAGTAATCCGAGGGATTGAGCAGCTTCTTTCCCTTG ACATTTCTAATCCCTTTGCTGTTCCAGTGGACCTTAGTGCCTATCCCATGTATTGCACTGTCGTTGCTTATCCAACTGACCTCACCACGATCAGGAGGAGGCTTGAAAACAGGTTTTATAG GAGAATCTCTGCCCTGATGTGGGAGGTAAGATACATTGAACACAATGCCAGGACTTTCAATGAGCCAGACAGCCCCATAGTCAAAGCAGCCAAAATTGTGACAGACGTCCTGCTCCGCTTCATTGG AGATCAGAGCTGTACTGATATATTAGAAATCTACAACAAGGTGAAAGCAGAAGACCTGAGCAGTActgatgaggaagaggag GTGGCAGAAGTAGATGTGGATTCAGACGCTCCAGGCACTTCCTCTGGGAAAAGACGA GTGAGACGAAGAGTGAAGAGGCAGCCCATGAAAGCCAGTGCTGATGCTTGGAaggagcagtgccagcagctcttAAACCTGATTTATGAACGAGAGGACTCCGAGCCTTTCAGGCAGCCTGTTGATCTCTTCTCTTACCCT GATTATCGAGATATTGTAGACACTCCCATGGACTTCAGCACTGTGAAAGAAACCTTGGAAGCAGGAAACTACACCAGTCCTTTGGAATTCTACAAAGATATTCGCTTAATATTCTGCAACTCTAAAGCTTACACTCCTAATAAAAAGTCTCGT ATTTACAGCATGACCCTTCGACTCTCTGCCTTATTTGAGAATCACATGAAAAACATCATCTCTGAGTACAAGTCAGCAGTGCAATGTCAGAAGAGGAAAAGGCCTCGGTACCGAAAGcggctgaggagcagcagcagttccCCTTCAACCAGCAGAGCATCCAG CCCAAAAGGGAAACAGAAGCAAATGAAGATTCAACCTAAACCCAACCAAAATACCTCACTGCCCCTGACCAGGACTAACTCTTCAGTCTCATCTCATG TTTCAGATACAGCAGAAGAACCTCTGGGTTCAGCCACTGGTGAAGAGCTGGAGGGTCAACCATCTTCGTCAGGCTCGAATGCACAGAGCCGGAGTGGAAATGCCATAGATCCAGGGAAAAGCAGACCAGTCAGGAGCAAATCTACACCAGTGAAACAAG ATCACTCTCCTGATGGGCCACTCACCAACGGGGATGGCAGAGAACCCCGGGCAGGAGTGAAGAGGAAGCTGCTGAGCGCCTCAGAAGAGGACGAGCACTtggaggaggcggaggaagaggaaaagaagaagagagaagtaaAGGAAAAGTCTGGTTTGTCTTCATCAGAAAGCGGGGAATCGGgatccagctccagctctgaaaGCAGAAGTGGCTCTGATTCCGACTCGGAATCAACCTCCAGAACAGACCAGGATTACATCGATGGCGACCACGACTACAGCAAAGTTGTGCaatccaaaaaacccaaacggAAAATCAAACGGAAACTCACCGGGGGCAAACGGAATTGGCAGGGCCGAGGGAcagggaggaggggcagatgggGCAGGTGGGGCAGGTGGagcagagggggaagagggggcaGAGGTGGAAGAGGCTGCGGCAGAGGaaggggcggcggccggggaggaaggagaggccGAGGAGGCCGAGGGGCCTCGCGAGGAGCCACCAGAGCGAAACGCGCCCGGCTCGCTGACGATGAGTTTGAAAACCTCTTTGGGGGACAGTTTGGGGAGAGCGTGTTCGGAGGGAGATTCAGCCGCCCCCCTCGGATCAAAACCAGGAACGAGGGCAGGAGAACTGTCCTGTACAACGACGACTCCGACAATGACAATTTTGTGCACACCGAGGATCCTTTGAACCTTGGTACTTCCAGGTCAGGCAGGGTGcggaaaatgacagaaaaagcCAGGGTCAGCCATCTCATGGGATGGAATTATTGA
- the LOC138110184 gene encoding syntaxin-1B-like, producing the protein MRDRLAELQQRVAAEGDPHDDSLRFESPAFVGDDASPVGRALREAAELWRALERLEQLSESIDRTQQSVLCCTSEESIAREKSGLGAARAAFARQAAALQPQLGALPAAPAGGSGRAGPRVRQTQLWLLLRRYGAVLARHYARESRYRHRLKEQIQRQAELAGINLGAQDVDLLAESPQGPRIVGRDLEELKAKHHLGLAQARQRQLLELEAQMLELRGLFLQLEGLLAQQHGAADSVEQHVLRTLDYAAQTGGEVKRAGKYQRPSRLSALLTAALGLCSCCPCLPCPGRGLR; encoded by the coding sequence ATGAGGGACCGGCTGGCGGAGCTGCAGCAGCGAGTGGCGGCCGAGGGGGACCCGCACGACGACTCCCTGCGCTTCGAGAGCCCCGCGTTCGTCGGGGACGACGCCAGCCCCGTGGGCCGGGCGCTGCGGGAGGCGGCCGAGCTGTGGCGGGCGCTGGagcggctggagcagctctcgGAGAGCATCGACAGGACGCAGCAGTcggtgctgtgctgcacctcgGAGGAGAGCATCGCCCGCGAGAAGAGCGGCCTCGGCGCGGCCCGGGCCGCCTTCGCCCGCCAGGCCGcggccctgcagccccagctcggAGCGCTGCCGGCGGCCCCGGCCGGGGGCTCGGGGCGAGCGGGGCCCCGCGTCCGCCAGacccagctgtggctgctgctgcgccGCTACGGCGCCGTCCTCGCCCGCCACTACGCCCGGGAGAGCCGCTATCGACACCGGCTGAAGGAGCAGATCCAGAGGCAGGCGGAGCTGGCAGGCATCAACCTGGGCGCCCAGGACGTGGATCTGCTGGCCGAGAGCCCCCAGGGGCCTCGCATCGTCGGCCGCGACCTGGAGGAGCTCAAGGCCAAGCATCACCTCGGCCTGGCCCAGGCGCGGCAgcggcagctgctggagctggaggcgCAGATGCTGGAGCTGCGCgggctgttcctgcagctggagGGGCTGCTGGCCCAGCAGCACGGCGCTGCCGACAGCGTGGAGCAGCACGTCCTGCGCACCCTCGACTACGCGGCCCAGACGGGCGGCGAGGTGAAGAGAGCCGGCAAATACCAGCGGCCGTCGCGGCTCTCGGCCCTGCTGACAGCGGCTCTcggcctctgctcctgctgcccctgcctgccctgccccggccgGGGTCTGCGCTGA